In Dyadobacter sp. NIV53, a single window of DNA contains:
- a CDS encoding DUF3072 domain-containing protein: MANNKEESFDENGKPLNENQEITGSNTIKDPDEWTTGNEPMTGAQQSYLKTLSDEANEEFDETLSKAGSLETYR; this comes from the coding sequence ATGGCAAATAATAAAGAAGAATCGTTTGATGAGAATGGAAAGCCATTGAACGAAAATCAGGAAATTACGGGTTCAAATACGATCAAAGATCCGGATGAGTGGACTACCGGTAATGAGCCAATGACAGGCGCTCAACAGTCCTACCTAAAAACACTTTCGGATGAAGCAAATGAGGAATTTGACGAAACGCTGAGCAAAGCTGGAAGCCTCGAAACGTATAGATGA
- a CDS encoding ATP-binding protein, with protein sequence MTPVIRISFAESDQGQTGARLSGNTDSRFVEIQLQDNGIGIEKSSLEKIFDIFSQLPYNQIPNGGGIGLAYCRKIIRNHGGNITAHSEPGSGTVFSVILPVKQNLPQDFTHNYNDFQV encoded by the coding sequence GTGACGCCGGTGATCCGTATTTCTTTTGCAGAAAGTGATCAGGGTCAAACTGGTGCGAGGTTGTCTGGAAATACAGATTCCAGGTTTGTCGAGATTCAATTACAGGACAATGGTATAGGAATTGAGAAATCAAGTTTAGAGAAAATCTTTGATATCTTTTCTCAGCTGCCTTATAACCAAATCCCGAATGGAGGTGGCATTGGACTGGCTTATTGCCGCAAGATCATACGTAACCATGGTGGGAATATTACTGCACATTCGGAGCCTGGCAGCGGCACTGTTTTTTCTGTTATTTTGCCGGTCAAACAAAATTTACCCCAGGATTTTACACATAACTACAATGATTTTCAGGTATAG
- a CDS encoding GAF domain-containing protein produces the protein MKYTDAELFADIEKIKQIPIVSNMLEVICRTTGMGFAAIARVTEERWIACSVRDEINFGLEAGGELDIKTTICNDIRNVREAVIIDHVDEDDYYHNHPTPILYGFQSYISVPIILKSGEFLVRFVLLIPNRHC, from the coding sequence ATGAAATATACCGACGCCGAGTTATTTGCGGATATTGAAAAAATAAAACAAATTCCTATTGTTTCGAACATGCTGGAAGTAATTTGCCGTACAACCGGTATGGGTTTTGCCGCTATTGCACGCGTAACGGAGGAGCGATGGATTGCGTGCAGCGTCAGGGATGAAATTAATTTTGGCCTGGAAGCTGGTGGGGAATTAGACATTAAAACAACGATCTGTAACGATATACGAAATGTGCGTGAAGCAGTTATTATTGATCACGTTGATGAGGACGATTATTACCACAACCATCCTACACCCATTTTATACGGTTTTCAAAGTTATATTTCCGTTCCTATTATACTTAAAAGCGGAGAGTTTTTGGTACGCTTTGTGCTATTGATCCCAAACCGGCATTGCTGA
- a CDS encoding RNA polymerase sigma factor, translating to MKQQELIPHLFRTEFRKITAVLCRHFGIAHIEIAEDIASDTFLSAMETWPYKGLPENPVAWLYSVAKNKAKNYLNRHRIFTENILEEINSQIPKAEDTEIDLSEKNITDSQLQMLFALCHPSLSTEAQISLSLRILCGFGIDEIADAFLTNKETINKRLFRAKEKLRTEKVLIEFPSETEINKRLETVLTTLYLLFNEGYYSESKDVVLRNELCLEAMRLAYLLTDNPQTNQPAVNALLALMCFHASRFEARKDENGEMILYEDQDETLWNQELITKGMYYFREASQGNIISKYHLEAGIAFWYTNKTNTKQKWENILQLYNKLLQMQYSPIAALNRTYALSKTNGKTVAIIEAEKLNLKDNHFYFTLLGELYTDINIEKAKINFQKAFLIAKTQTDKNIIQRKIDKLI from the coding sequence ATGAAACAGCAGGAGTTAATACCTCATTTATTCAGAACAGAATTCAGAAAAATTACAGCTGTACTCTGCAGGCATTTTGGCATAGCCCATATTGAAATTGCGGAAGACATTGCCAGTGATACTTTTTTATCAGCAATGGAAACCTGGCCTTATAAAGGTCTGCCCGAAAATCCGGTTGCCTGGCTTTATTCTGTTGCGAAAAACAAGGCTAAAAATTACCTTAACCGGCATCGGATTTTTACTGAAAATATTCTGGAAGAAATCAACAGTCAGATCCCGAAAGCAGAAGATACTGAGATAGATTTATCCGAGAAAAATATCACTGACAGCCAATTACAGATGTTATTTGCTCTTTGCCATCCTTCACTTTCAACTGAGGCCCAGATCAGTTTGTCTCTCCGGATTCTTTGCGGATTTGGAATTGATGAAATTGCGGATGCTTTTCTGACTAATAAAGAAACGATCAATAAGCGGCTTTTCAGGGCAAAAGAAAAACTAAGAACGGAAAAAGTATTGATTGAATTTCCATCGGAAACTGAAATAAATAAGCGATTGGAAACGGTTTTAACAACTTTATACCTTCTTTTTAACGAAGGGTATTATTCTGAAAGTAAGGATGTTGTACTAAGAAATGAACTTTGCCTGGAAGCTATGCGTCTTGCTTATTTATTGACAGACAACCCGCAAACGAACCAGCCCGCAGTAAATGCTTTACTTGCTTTAATGTGTTTTCACGCTTCCCGCTTCGAGGCAAGAAAAGATGAAAATGGTGAAATGATTTTATACGAGGATCAGGATGAAACGCTTTGGAACCAGGAACTGATCACAAAAGGAATGTATTATTTCAGAGAGGCATCTCAGGGAAATATAATTTCAAAGTATCATCTTGAAGCAGGAATTGCCTTTTGGTACACCAACAAAACAAATACGAAACAAAAATGGGAGAATATTTTACAGCTATATAATAAACTATTGCAAATGCAGTATTCACCCATTGCCGCCTTAAACCGTACTTATGCGCTGTCAAAGACAAATGGGAAAACTGTGGCAATTATAGAAGCTGAAAAATTAAATTTAAAAGATAATCATTTCTATTTCACGCTGCTCGGTGAATTATATACAGATATTAATATTGAAAAAGCAAAAATTAATTTTCAGAAGGCGTTTTTAATCGCAAAAACACAAACGGACAAGAACATTATCCAAAGGAAAATTGACAAACTTATATGA
- a CDS encoding acylase has product MPGKFIIISFFLLTVLRTESSFAQKKPTYKQAEILWDSYGVPHIYAKNNESLFYAYGWAQAKNHGDLILQLYGQARGKGAEYWGEKYAQADRWVITNSIYERAGKWYDLQKPAMRKNLDAFARGVNDYARENPDKISADAKLTLPVTATDLISHAHRVTHFVFLAPQGQVAAAEKMQGDKNGSNAWAIGPSKSASGNTLLLTNPHLPWTDLYTYFEAQLVSPGINTYGISRIGFPVLTMAFNADGGYAQTVNTNDGQDFYELTTVEGGYKWDGKIKPFESKEHLLKIKQADGTLKEEKMTIRHSIHGPVVSDKNGRVIAMKVTGLGQSGMFEQYWDMARAKDLSAFEAAVSRLQIPMYTLMYADNKGNIFNLFNGEVPVRPLGDWKFWSGVVKGDTSGTLWTKTHPYKDLPKVTNPKTGWLQNTNEPPWTATIPMVNNYKDFPSYIAPEPNMSFRTQSSVRMLSNPSKITLDDFVQLKLSTRMELADRIASDLIAAAEADGSPEAKEAASVLAGWDHNTNSDSKGAFLFDRFVRNWVGGTAKLGTLGTASKLFLNPWDLNDPVNTPNGLADTKAAVKSLLEAAKEVKANYGKLDVAWGDIFRFKIADLDLPGNGGPGPMGVFRTMTLGAPVDGKYYPAHGDTYVAAIEFSKPLKAKVLTSYGNATQPGSKHRSDQLQLLSEKKMRDVWFTRDEAEKHLEEKTVFE; this is encoded by the coding sequence ATGCCCGGAAAATTTATCATTATTTCGTTTTTCTTGCTTACAGTCCTTCGAACTGAATCCTCTTTTGCACAGAAAAAACCAACTTACAAACAAGCTGAAATTCTGTGGGACTCGTACGGCGTTCCTCATATTTATGCCAAAAATAATGAAAGCCTGTTTTATGCTTACGGTTGGGCACAGGCTAAAAATCATGGAGATCTGATATTGCAGTTATACGGACAAGCACGTGGAAAGGGTGCAGAATACTGGGGTGAAAAGTATGCCCAGGCTGATCGTTGGGTCATCACCAATAGTATTTACGAAAGGGCAGGTAAATGGTATGATCTGCAAAAGCCGGCCATGCGTAAAAACCTGGATGCCTTTGCAAGGGGTGTGAATGATTATGCCAGAGAGAATCCGGATAAGATCAGCGCAGATGCTAAGCTGACTTTGCCTGTAACTGCTACGGATCTCATATCACATGCACACCGTGTTACCCATTTTGTATTTCTGGCTCCTCAGGGGCAGGTGGCAGCTGCTGAAAAAATGCAGGGAGATAAGAACGGTTCCAATGCCTGGGCGATAGGTCCTTCCAAATCGGCAAGCGGAAACACATTGCTGCTGACAAATCCGCACCTTCCCTGGACGGACTTGTATACTTACTTTGAAGCACAGCTGGTTTCGCCTGGTATCAATACGTATGGTATCAGCCGTATAGGATTTCCTGTTCTGACTATGGCTTTCAATGCAGATGGCGGTTATGCGCAAACGGTGAATACCAACGACGGACAGGATTTTTACGAGCTGACAACCGTAGAAGGAGGGTACAAATGGGACGGAAAGATAAAGCCTTTTGAAAGCAAGGAGCATCTTTTAAAAATCAAACAGGCGGATGGCACATTAAAAGAGGAAAAAATGACAATCCGGCATTCTATTCACGGACCAGTAGTTAGTGACAAAAACGGGAGGGTCATTGCAATGAAAGTGACAGGTTTAGGGCAATCGGGCATGTTTGAACAATACTGGGATATGGCGCGTGCAAAAGATCTGTCGGCGTTTGAGGCAGCGGTAAGCCGTTTGCAGATCCCCATGTATACGCTCATGTACGCAGATAACAAGGGGAATATTTTTAATTTGTTTAACGGAGAAGTTCCTGTTCGTCCATTGGGAGACTGGAAATTCTGGTCAGGTGTTGTGAAGGGCGATACTTCGGGTACTTTATGGACCAAAACACATCCTTATAAAGATTTACCTAAAGTCACGAACCCTAAAACAGGCTGGTTGCAAAATACCAACGAACCGCCATGGACTGCTACAATTCCAATGGTAAATAACTACAAAGATTTTCCATCTTATATAGCTCCTGAACCCAATATGTCATTCAGGACTCAAAGTTCTGTTCGAATGTTAAGCAATCCTTCCAAGATTACATTAGACGATTTTGTTCAGCTGAAACTCTCAACCAGAATGGAACTGGCCGACCGGATCGCCAGTGATTTGATAGCAGCAGCGGAGGCAGACGGAAGCCCGGAAGCGAAGGAGGCGGCAAGTGTATTGGCTGGCTGGGATCATAATACAAATAGTGATAGTAAAGGAGCATTTTTATTTGACAGGTTTGTAAGGAATTGGGTAGGAGGGACAGCAAAACTTGGCACATTGGGAACTGCATCCAAATTATTTTTAAATCCTTGGGATCTAAACGATCCGGTTAATACTCCGAACGGTTTAGCTGATACGAAAGCAGCTGTGAAGTCGCTGCTGGAAGCGGCCAAAGAGGTAAAAGCCAATTACGGAAAACTGGATGTTGCCTGGGGTGACATATTTCGTTTTAAAATAGCAGATCTTGATCTTCCCGGGAATGGCGGACCTGGCCCGATGGGTGTTTTCAGGACGATGACATTGGGAGCACCAGTTGATGGGAAATATTATCCCGCACATGGTGATACGTATGTTGCTGCAATTGAATTTTCTAAACCACTAAAAGCGAAAGTATTAACCAGTTATGGCAACGCAACGCAGCCAGGATCCAAACACCGGAGTGATCAGCTTCAATTGCTTTCAGAAAAGAAAATGCGGGATGTTTGGTTCACGCGGGACGAGGCGGAGAAGCATTTGGAGGAGAAGACGGTTTTTGAGTAA
- a CDS encoding YciI family protein produces the protein MEEYMLIFRHEDGQKVASPEQIQIWMKQTMDWIGGIAAQNKFVSGTGLPFEDSRVVRYNNVVTNGPFGDIKETIGGYIIVKASSVDEAVEFAKGSPVLQGDGNSVEVRKISRETGVQ, from the coding sequence ATGGAAGAGTACATGTTGATTTTCAGGCACGAAGATGGACAGAAAGTAGCGTCGCCGGAACAAATACAGATCTGGATGAAACAAACGATGGATTGGATTGGTGGCATCGCGGCCCAAAACAAATTTGTTTCTGGTACCGGCCTGCCTTTTGAAGATAGCCGCGTTGTGAGGTACAATAATGTTGTGACCAACGGGCCTTTTGGTGATATCAAAGAAACAATTGGCGGGTATATTATTGTAAAAGCCAGTTCTGTGGACGAGGCCGTTGAGTTTGCCAAAGGAAGTCCTGTTTTGCAGGGTGACGGAAATAGTGTCGAGGTGCGAAAAATTTCAAGGGAAACCGGTGTTCAATAA